One genomic window of Pseudoxanthomonas sp. includes the following:
- the glp gene encoding gephyrin-like molybdotransferase Glp produces MADPCATNTGLLRHAQALARLLQHAAVLPAEACAAQDAGGRVLAQDVLAISALPAFDNAAMDGFALHGEGQTLSAGSVLAIAGTVAAGDAPPAQIAQAWEIMTGAPLPPGTDTIVPVERTERVDARHVRLLDDVRSGQHLRRQGSDMQPGEHLAQAGQRVDATVQMLLAAQGITEVQVRARPRVAILSTGKELVDDPAVALQPGQIRASNGPYLAAALEEAGACVIAHHTLGDDPADFAARLARLAPDVDLILTTGAVSAGIHDFIPAALQAAGATRLFHKTAIRPGKPLLAAQFPSGALVLGLPGNPVATAVCFRFFAVPLLRAWQGLAEERPLRARLAADCQGRTGFRQFLKARVDHDAQGQLQVQVLTGQESFRIGALLHANAWAVIDEEAGLLPAGTPIEVLPRDAGGRWHFD; encoded by the coding sequence ATGGCTGATCCGTGCGCGACCAACACCGGCCTGCTGCGCCATGCCCAGGCCCTGGCACGGCTGCTCCAGCACGCAGCCGTGTTGCCCGCTGAAGCCTGCGCCGCACAGGACGCCGGCGGACGCGTGCTGGCGCAGGACGTCCTTGCGATCAGCGCCCTGCCCGCGTTCGACAACGCGGCCATGGATGGTTTCGCCCTGCATGGCGAAGGACAGACATTGTCTGCCGGCAGCGTGCTGGCCATCGCCGGCACCGTCGCCGCCGGTGACGCACCACCCGCACAGATCGCCCAGGCCTGGGAAATCATGACCGGTGCACCGCTACCGCCCGGCACCGACACCATCGTCCCGGTCGAGCGCACCGAGCGCGTCGACGCACGGCATGTGCGGCTGCTGGACGACGTCCGCAGCGGCCAGCACCTGCGCCGCCAGGGCAGCGACATGCAACCGGGCGAACATCTGGCCCAGGCCGGCCAGCGCGTGGATGCCACCGTGCAGATGCTGCTGGCCGCGCAGGGCATCACCGAGGTGCAGGTGCGCGCGCGCCCACGCGTGGCGATCCTGAGCACGGGCAAGGAGCTGGTCGATGACCCGGCGGTCGCACTGCAGCCGGGCCAGATCCGCGCATCCAACGGCCCGTATCTGGCCGCCGCACTGGAAGAAGCCGGTGCGTGCGTCATCGCCCATCACACGCTCGGCGACGACCCCGCAGACTTCGCTGCACGGCTTGCACGGCTCGCCCCCGACGTCGACCTGATCCTGACCACCGGCGCGGTGTCCGCCGGCATCCACGACTTCATCCCCGCCGCGCTGCAGGCGGCCGGGGCGACCCGGCTCTTCCACAAGACCGCAATCCGTCCGGGCAAGCCCTTGCTGGCCGCGCAGTTTCCGTCCGGCGCGCTGGTGCTGGGATTGCCAGGCAACCCGGTCGCCACCGCGGTCTGTTTCCGTTTCTTTGCGGTGCCGTTGCTGCGTGCCTGGCAGGGCCTGGCCGAAGAACGTCCGCTACGCGCGCGCCTGGCTGCCGACTGCCAGGGACGCACCGGCTTCCGCCAGTTCCTCAAGGCCCGCGTGGATCACGATGCGCAGGGCCAGTTGCAGGTGCAGGTGCTGACCGGGCAGGAGTCGTTCCGCATCGGCGCCCTGCTGCACGCCAACGCCTGGGCGGTGATCGACGAGGAGGCCGGCCTGCTGCCGGCCGGCACACCGATCGAAGTGCTGCCGCGCGACGCAGGCGGCCGCTGGCACTTCGACTAG
- a CDS encoding FdhF/YdeP family oxidoreductase, which produces MKNEERYVPGIEDYEGPAGGWGALRAVAKALKDQMGVGREAGALRRVNQPAGFDCPGCAWPDPADTSSFEFCENGAKAVSWEATTKRATPAFFAQHTVSELWEWTDHKLEDVGRLTHPMAYDHASDRYLPITWDEAFARIGAALRALPNPDMAEFYTSGRASNEAAFLYQLMVREYGTNNFPDCSNMCHEATSVGLPQSIGVGKGTVTLEDFDHCDALFSFGHNPGTNHPRMLTTLRAIAKRGVPIVAVNPLKERGLERFVSPQHPAEMLTNSPTQIAQTYYQVKVGGDAAMLKGMMKWLFQADAADIAAGGAGLLDRAFIAQHTDGLDALRADIEATQWDDIVRASGLSRSDIEAAAQVYAKAERVIICYGMGMTQHRAGTSNVHLMANLLLLRGNMGKPGAGIAPIRGHSNVQGDRTVGITEKPNQALLDGIRETYGFEFPLTHGHDAVEALRAIRDGRSKALIALGGNLAVAMPDPHACFAAMRTLDLAVHIATKPNRSHLIQAKQVLLLPCLGRTERDVQASGLQSVTVEDSMSMVHASQGGLTPASEHLLSEPAIVARMAMALLPETKVDWQHLIDDYARIRDGIEGVFPIFKDYNLRIRTPGGFRLPVGASERDWGGPGAKAHFLVAPGLAEDGPTPPGLLTMTTLRAHDQYNTTIYGLDDRYRGVRGRRDVVFLNAEDLAAMGLEHGDAIDVASHMPGIADEGHTVRGFTAVAYDIPRGCAAMYYPEGNCLVPLDSHDPQSGTPTYKSVPVQVRAAA; this is translated from the coding sequence ATGAAGAACGAAGAGCGCTACGTCCCCGGGATCGAGGACTACGAAGGTCCGGCCGGCGGTTGGGGGGCGTTGCGCGCGGTCGCCAAGGCGCTGAAGGACCAGATGGGCGTGGGGCGCGAAGCCGGGGCGCTGCGTCGGGTGAACCAGCCGGCCGGCTTCGATTGCCCGGGCTGTGCCTGGCCGGACCCGGCCGACACCTCATCGTTCGAATTCTGCGAGAACGGCGCCAAGGCGGTGAGCTGGGAGGCCACCACCAAGCGCGCCACGCCGGCGTTCTTCGCGCAGCACACCGTGTCCGAACTGTGGGAGTGGACCGACCACAAGCTGGAAGACGTGGGCCGGCTGACCCATCCGATGGCTTACGACCACGCCAGCGACCGCTACCTGCCGATCACCTGGGACGAGGCCTTCGCCCGCATCGGCGCGGCGCTGCGGGCGCTGCCGAACCCGGACATGGCCGAGTTCTATACCTCTGGCCGTGCGTCGAACGAGGCGGCGTTCCTGTATCAGCTGATGGTGCGCGAGTACGGCACCAACAATTTCCCCGACTGCTCCAACATGTGCCATGAGGCCACCAGCGTCGGCCTGCCGCAGTCGATCGGCGTGGGCAAGGGCACGGTGACGCTGGAGGATTTCGACCACTGCGACGCGCTCTTCAGTTTCGGCCACAACCCCGGCACCAACCATCCGCGCATGCTCACCACGTTGCGTGCCATCGCCAAGCGCGGCGTGCCGATCGTGGCGGTCAATCCACTGAAGGAGCGCGGCCTGGAGCGTTTCGTTTCGCCGCAGCATCCGGCCGAGATGCTGACCAACAGCCCCACCCAGATCGCCCAGACCTATTACCAGGTCAAGGTCGGCGGCGATGCGGCCATGCTCAAGGGCATGATGAAGTGGCTGTTCCAGGCCGATGCGGCGGACATCGCGGCCGGTGGCGCGGGCTTGCTGGATCGCGCCTTCATCGCGCAGCACACCGATGGCCTGGATGCACTGCGTGCCGACATCGAAGCCACGCAATGGGATGACATCGTGCGTGCGTCCGGCCTGTCGCGCAGCGATATCGAAGCCGCCGCACAGGTCTACGCCAAGGCCGAGCGCGTCATCATCTGTTACGGCATGGGCATGACCCAGCACCGTGCCGGCACCTCCAACGTCCACCTGATGGCCAACCTGTTGCTGCTGCGCGGGAACATGGGCAAGCCCGGTGCCGGCATCGCGCCGATCCGCGGGCATTCCAACGTGCAGGGCGACCGCACGGTCGGCATCACCGAGAAGCCGAACCAGGCGCTGCTGGATGGCATCCGCGAGACCTACGGGTTCGAATTCCCGCTGACCCACGGCCACGACGCGGTCGAGGCGTTGCGCGCGATCCGCGATGGCCGCTCGAAAGCCTTGATCGCGCTCGGCGGCAACCTGGCCGTGGCGATGCCCGATCCGCACGCCTGCTTCGCCGCGATGCGTACGCTGGACCTGGCCGTGCACATCGCGACCAAGCCCAACCGCTCGCACCTGATCCAGGCCAAGCAAGTCCTGCTGCTGCCGTGCCTGGGCCGTACCGAGCGTGACGTGCAGGCATCGGGCCTGCAGTCGGTGACGGTGGAGGATTCGATGTCGATGGTGCACGCCTCGCAGGGCGGGCTGACGCCGGCTTCGGAACACCTGTTGTCCGAACCTGCCATCGTCGCGCGCATGGCCATGGCGCTGCTGCCGGAGACCAAGGTGGACTGGCAGCACCTGATCGACGATTACGCACGCATCCGCGATGGCATCGAGGGCGTGTTCCCGATCTTCAAGGACTACAACCTGCGCATCCGCACGCCGGGTGGCTTCCGCCTGCCGGTGGGTGCGTCGGAGCGCGACTGGGGCGGGCCGGGCGCGAAGGCGCATTTCCTGGTCGCGCCCGGGCTGGCCGAAGACGGCCCCACGCCGCCCGGCCTGCTGACCATGACCACGTTGCGTGCGCACGACCAGTACAACACCACCATCTACGGCCTGGACGACCGCTACCGCGGCGTGCGCGGCCGGCGCGACGTGGTGTTCCTCAATGCCGAAGACCTGGCTGCGATGGGCCTGGAACATGGCGACGCGATCGATGTCGCCTCGCACATGCCGGGCATCGCCGATGAGGGGCATACGGTGCGTGGCTTCACCGCCGTGGCCTACGACATTCCGCGCGGCTGTGCGGCGATGTACTACCCGGAAGGCAACTGCCTGGTGCCGCTGGACAGCCACGATCCGCAGTCCGGCACACCCACCTACAAATCGGTGCCGGTGCAGGTGCGCGCGGCGGCCTAG
- a CDS encoding tryptophan halogenase family protein, whose protein sequence is MNPDNITSIVVVGGGSAGWSAAVALIRHLPHCRVQLVESDEIGIVGVGEATVPSVRTFNARVLGLDEADFLRNTQGTFKLGIQFRDWGRLGDTYMHGFGAVGYDMGPLAFHQLWLRELHAGRANADIGRYVLQNLAAGQGRFMSAPSDAPASSPLADIAYAYHFDASLYARYLRARAEQQGVVRHEGRVVDVQLRPQDGFVQAVVMADGRRIEGDLFIDCSGFASLLLGKALDVPWVDWSRWLPCDRAVAVPCDPAGPPEPFTRSTARTAGWQWHIPLQHRVGNGHVYSSAFMEDAQATDTLMRNLEGAPRADPRLLRFATGRRERFWERNVVAMGLASGFMEPLESTSILLVHNALLRLLDVFPDRRFDPALIRRYNEATVFEWERIRDFLILHYKATTRDDSAFWRHCAAMEIPDSLQQVMDLFAGSGRYHRNGEEFFAVSSWVQVLVGQGIVPQREHPLLEALPEDQVRDFVDKVARVLDHCVGAMPTHQQFIDRYCVAPPVRM, encoded by the coding sequence ATGAACCCGGACAACATCACCAGCATCGTGGTGGTTGGTGGAGGATCGGCAGGCTGGTCGGCGGCGGTCGCATTGATCCGCCACCTGCCGCATTGCCGCGTGCAGCTGGTCGAATCGGACGAGATCGGCATCGTCGGCGTCGGCGAGGCGACCGTACCCAGCGTGCGGACGTTCAACGCGCGCGTGCTGGGTCTGGACGAGGCCGATTTCCTGCGCAACACGCAAGGGACCTTCAAGCTCGGCATCCAGTTCCGTGACTGGGGTCGGCTGGGCGACACGTACATGCATGGCTTTGGCGCCGTCGGTTATGACATGGGGCCATTGGCGTTCCACCAGTTGTGGTTGCGCGAACTACATGCCGGCCGGGCCAATGCCGATATCGGTCGCTACGTGCTGCAGAACCTGGCGGCGGGGCAGGGGCGCTTCATGTCTGCGCCGAGCGATGCGCCGGCCAGTTCGCCGCTGGCCGACATCGCCTATGCCTACCATTTCGATGCCAGCCTGTATGCGCGCTACCTGCGCGCGCGCGCCGAGCAGCAGGGCGTGGTCCGACACGAGGGGCGCGTGGTCGATGTCCAGCTGCGCCCGCAGGATGGGTTCGTACAGGCCGTGGTGATGGCTGACGGACGCCGGATCGAGGGCGACCTGTTCATCGACTGCTCCGGCTTTGCCAGCCTGTTGCTGGGCAAGGCGCTGGACGTTCCCTGGGTCGACTGGAGCCGGTGGTTGCCGTGCGACCGTGCGGTGGCCGTGCCCTGCGATCCGGCTGGGCCACCCGAGCCGTTCACTCGTTCCACGGCACGCACGGCTGGCTGGCAGTGGCATATCCCGCTGCAGCACCGCGTCGGCAACGGGCATGTCTACAGCAGTGCCTTCATGGAGGATGCGCAGGCGACCGACACGCTGATGCGGAACCTGGAAGGCGCGCCGCGGGCTGATCCGCGCCTGCTGCGTTTTGCCACCGGTCGGCGCGAGCGGTTCTGGGAGCGCAACGTGGTGGCCATGGGCCTGGCCAGTGGCTTCATGGAGCCACTGGAATCGACCAGCATCCTGTTGGTGCACAACGCCCTGCTGCGGTTGCTGGACGTGTTTCCGGATCGCCGGTTCGATCCGGCCCTGATCCGGCGGTACAACGAGGCCACCGTGTTCGAGTGGGAGCGCATCCGCGATTTCCTGATCCTGCACTACAAGGCCACCACGCGTGACGACAGTGCGTTCTGGCGACATTGCGCGGCGATGGAGATCCCCGATTCGCTGCAGCAGGTGATGGATCTGTTCGCCGGCAGCGGTCGCTACCACCGCAATGGCGAGGAGTTTTTCGCCGTCAGCAGTTGGGTGCAGGTCCTGGTCGGTCAGGGCATCGTGCCGCAGCGCGAACATCCGCTGCTGGAGGCGCTCCCCGAAGACCAGGTCCGGGACTTCGTGGACAAGGTGGCGCGGGTGCTGGACCACTGTGTCGGCGCGATGCCGACCCACCAGCAGTTCATTGATCGCTACTGCGTCGCGCCACCGGTCCGCATGTGA
- a CDS encoding TonB-dependent receptor: MKSKHSFRRTPSRSVLAIALVGCMAASMPGFAQSANATLRGKAEHGAEVTATNTATGLSRRVVASADGSYALVGLPPGTYSVQAGGNTKTVTLSVATSVSLDLTKAPEAPAGDATNLDTVQVKAPPLQEVKTSEVGTNISLQQINNVPQLTRNFLEFADTVPGMQFTTDSSGHSDIRGGAQQTSAVNVYIDGVGQKSYLFGGVSGQQQSAGNPFPQLAIGEYKVITSNYKAEFDQVGSAAIVAATKSGTNEFHGEVFGRMTNSDWRAQTVAEAAPGGGDKQKTHQNEYGFALGGPIIQDKMHFFVSYEGKGFVIPDDPVAVVNTSYLNYADDLPASVQAKYGPITRPFNEDLYFGKIDWEIGDNDRLELTAKVRREDSIDSVGGNTTAEAAKINKNSEDRYDLKWEHYGESYFNEARITYEDVLFNPTAKTIGSQSVYTAGQNQNNVLIYDDATSGLSIQHKGQKGPAFQDDLTFNSFSWHGDHVIKMGVKYKDVELTQSENSTVNPSFYYAVTDGGGTADIPYQVVFSYPYAGFSPSVTTKDKQIGLYIQDDWDVNDHLQLNLGVRWDYEKVPSYLDYKTPQAVIDALNTQDPNAPDGQTFAQTMALGGIDMNDYISTGSNRKADKGNIAPRLGFSYDFNADQRWVMFGGAGRSYDRNLYDYLGLEQVKGALSQYTISFLESGACDTLVAQSCVNWDPSYLSGINAVSSLVVDPTSRSGTEVDMLNNNLKTPYSDQFSLGLRHQMGDWNTSATLAYVHSKDGLAFTLGSRYADGSFWQDGSQPWGHNATGLGSIILGDNGIETKAKQVLLSADKPYTKDSGWGFTAAYTFSSAQGNRGGDEHYAFDAGTIYDYPLINLASVPKHRLVLTGTYDLPWDISLSGKLTLATPQPLNVVIDTNYSSDQTPTPASLTHLPGQRFLIGGPIFGTRQLDLSLSKDMHVTEAVTVQVRADVINVFNWENYSSYYYTYGTNNVYSPSVAYNDTNTSTSYSPPRTVFLSARVIW; the protein is encoded by the coding sequence ATGAAGAGCAAGCATTCATTCCGTCGTACCCCGTCCCGCAGCGTGCTGGCCATTGCCCTGGTTGGCTGCATGGCGGCGTCCATGCCCGGCTTTGCACAGTCGGCCAATGCCACCCTTCGCGGCAAGGCTGAGCATGGCGCTGAGGTGACTGCGACCAATACCGCCACCGGCCTGAGCCGTCGCGTGGTCGCTAGTGCCGACGGCAGCTATGCGCTGGTGGGCCTGCCGCCTGGCACCTATTCGGTACAGGCTGGTGGCAACACCAAGACCGTGACCTTGTCGGTGGCCACCTCGGTGAGCCTGGACCTGACCAAGGCGCCGGAGGCGCCGGCCGGTGACGCCACCAACCTGGACACGGTGCAGGTCAAGGCGCCGCCGTTGCAGGAGGTCAAGACCTCCGAAGTCGGCACCAATATCTCGCTCCAGCAGATCAACAACGTCCCGCAGCTGACCCGCAACTTCCTCGAGTTCGCGGACACCGTGCCGGGCATGCAGTTCACCACCGATTCGTCGGGCCACAGCGATATCCGCGGCGGTGCCCAGCAGACCTCAGCGGTCAACGTCTACATTGATGGCGTCGGCCAGAAGAGCTATCTGTTCGGCGGCGTGTCGGGCCAGCAGCAGAGCGCGGGTAATCCTTTCCCGCAGTTGGCGATCGGTGAGTACAAGGTCATCACCTCCAACTACAAGGCCGAGTTCGACCAGGTTGGTTCGGCGGCGATCGTGGCGGCGACCAAGTCGGGTACCAACGAATTCCATGGCGAAGTGTTCGGTCGCATGACCAATTCCGATTGGCGCGCCCAGACCGTGGCCGAGGCGGCACCCGGTGGCGGCGACAAGCAGAAGACCCACCAGAACGAATACGGTTTCGCCCTGGGCGGCCCGATCATCCAGGACAAGATGCATTTCTTCGTTTCTTACGAAGGCAAGGGCTTCGTCATCCCTGATGATCCGGTGGCCGTGGTCAATACGAGCTATCTGAACTATGCAGACGATCTTCCGGCCTCGGTCCAGGCCAAGTACGGCCCGATCACCCGTCCGTTCAACGAGGACCTGTATTTCGGAAAGATCGACTGGGAAATCGGCGATAACGACCGCCTGGAACTGACCGCCAAGGTGCGCCGCGAGGACAGCATCGACAGCGTCGGTGGCAACACCACCGCCGAAGCAGCCAAGATCAACAAGAATTCCGAGGATCGCTACGACCTGAAGTGGGAGCACTACGGCGAGAGCTACTTCAATGAAGCGCGCATCACCTACGAGGATGTGCTGTTCAATCCGACTGCCAAGACCATCGGCAGCCAGAGTGTCTACACGGCCGGCCAGAACCAGAACAATGTGCTGATCTATGACGACGCGACCTCGGGCCTGTCGATCCAGCACAAGGGCCAAAAGGGTCCTGCTTTCCAGGATGACCTGACCTTCAACAGCTTCAGCTGGCATGGCGACCACGTGATCAAGATGGGCGTCAAGTACAAGGACGTGGAGCTGACCCAGAGCGAGAACTCGACCGTCAATCCGTCCTTCTACTATGCGGTCACCGATGGCGGCGGAACTGCCGACATTCCGTACCAGGTGGTGTTTAGCTATCCCTACGCGGGCTTCTCGCCAAGCGTCACCACCAAGGACAAGCAGATCGGCCTGTATATCCAGGACGACTGGGACGTCAACGATCACCTGCAGCTGAACCTGGGCGTGCGCTGGGATTACGAGAAGGTGCCCTCGTACCTGGATTACAAGACGCCGCAGGCGGTGATCGATGCGCTCAACACGCAGGATCCGAATGCGCCGGACGGCCAGACCTTCGCGCAGACGATGGCGCTGGGTGGCATCGACATGAACGATTACATCAGCACCGGCAGCAACCGCAAGGCCGACAAGGGCAACATCGCCCCACGCCTTGGCTTCTCCTACGACTTCAACGCCGACCAGCGCTGGGTGATGTTCGGTGGCGCGGGCCGTAGCTACGACCGCAACCTGTACGACTACCTGGGCCTGGAGCAGGTCAAGGGCGCGTTGTCGCAGTACACCATCAGCTTCCTGGAGTCTGGTGCTTGCGACACGCTGGTGGCCCAGTCCTGCGTCAATTGGGATCCCTCGTACCTGTCAGGCATCAATGCAGTGTCTTCGCTGGTCGTGGATCCGACTTCGCGCTCGGGTACCGAAGTCGACATGCTCAACAACAATCTCAAGACGCCGTATTCGGACCAGTTCTCGCTGGGTCTGCGTCACCAGATGGGCGACTGGAACACCTCGGCCACGCTGGCCTACGTGCACAGCAAGGATGGCTTGGCCTTCACCCTGGGTAGCCGCTACGCTGATGGCAGCTTCTGGCAGGATGGCAGTCAGCCGTGGGGTCATAACGCGACCGGCCTCGGCTCGATCATCCTGGGGGATAACGGGATCGAGACCAAGGCCAAGCAGGTCCTGCTGTCGGCCGATAAGCCTTACACCAAGGATTCCGGTTGGGGATTCACGGCGGCCTATACCTTCTCCAGCGCCCAGGGTAACCGTGGTGGCGACGAGCACTATGCGTTCGATGCAGGCACCATCTACGACTATCCCCTCATCAACCTGGCCTCGGTGCCGAAGCACCGCCTGGTGCTGACGGGCACCTACGACCTGCCCTGGGATATCAGCCTGTCGGGCAAGCTGACTTTGGCCACGCCACAGCCGCTGAACGTGGTCATCGATACAAACTATTCCAGTGACCAGACGCCGACACCTGCCTCGCTCACCCACCTGCCTGGCCAGCGCTTCCTGATCGGTGGTCCGATCTTCGGAACCCGCCAGCTGGATCTGTCTCTGTCCAAGGACATGCATGTCACCGAGGCTGTCACCGTGCAGGTGCGTGCCGACGTGATCAACGTGTTCAACTGGGAAAACTACAGCAGCTACTACTACACCTACGGCACCAACAACGTGTACTCGCCCTCGGTGGCTTACAACGACACCAATACTTCGACCAGTTACAGCCCGCCGCGCACGGTGTTCTTGAGCGCACGCGTGATCTGGTGA
- a CDS encoding LacI family DNA-binding transcriptional regulator, translated as MNITIKDVARVAEVSVATVSRALNGRQYVAEEVRARILKVAADLRYSPHHAARALSSRRTHTIGVVLPDLYGEFFSELMRGIDHAARERGLHLLVSSCHGSLAEQRDALRATPGRVDGVLVMSPFLGSEESLDEALAPDVPAVLMNCAGSPRATVLNVDNYGGAYAMTRHLLDVGHRRIAFICGPTDNFDACERLRGYRDALASEADAGPEWTMEGTFDEASGYAAGERFASGERPDAVFAANDMMALGCLFALRKAGLQVPEDIAVAGFDDVPMARYVNPALTTMRVDIASLGARALQLLLQHPALGGDAAVPGDASALVPQLVVRDSSAVPARRTG; from the coding sequence ATGAACATCACCATCAAGGATGTCGCCCGCGTCGCCGAGGTCTCCGTGGCCACCGTGTCGCGGGCACTCAATGGTCGCCAGTACGTGGCCGAAGAGGTGCGTGCCCGCATCCTGAAGGTCGCCGCCGACCTGCGTTACAGCCCGCACCATGCGGCCCGTGCGCTGAGCAGCCGCCGCACCCACACCATCGGCGTGGTCCTGCCGGACCTGTACGGCGAATTCTTTTCCGAACTGATGCGTGGCATCGACCATGCCGCCCGCGAACGCGGCCTGCACCTGCTTGTGTCCAGCTGCCACGGCAGCCTGGCCGAGCAGCGCGATGCACTGCGGGCCACGCCAGGCCGGGTGGATGGCGTGCTGGTGATGTCGCCATTCCTGGGCAGCGAGGAATCGCTGGACGAAGCCCTGGCACCGGACGTGCCGGCGGTCCTGATGAACTGCGCCGGCAGCCCGCGCGCCACCGTACTCAACGTGGACAACTACGGCGGCGCCTATGCCATGACCCGCCATCTGCTGGACGTGGGCCATCGCCGGATCGCCTTCATCTGCGGCCCGACCGACAACTTCGACGCCTGCGAGCGCCTACGTGGGTATCGCGACGCGCTGGCCAGCGAGGCCGATGCCGGGCCGGAGTGGACGATGGAAGGTACGTTCGACGAGGCATCGGGCTACGCGGCAGGCGAGCGCTTCGCCAGCGGCGAGCGTCCGGATGCGGTGTTTGCCGCCAACGACATGATGGCCCTGGGCTGCCTGTTCGCCCTGCGCAAGGCCGGCCTGCAGGTGCCCGAGGACATCGCCGTGGCCGGGTTCGACGACGTGCCGATGGCGCGTTACGTCAATCCCGCCCTGACCACCATGCGCGTGGACATCGCCAGCCTGGGCGCCCGCGCGCTGCAACTCCTTCTCCAGCACCCCGCGTTGGGCGGCGATGCCGCCGTGCCCGGGGATGCCTCGGCCCTGGTGCCACAACTCGTCGTGCGTGATTCCAGCGCCGTCCCGGCGCGACGCACGGGCTGA